In Bradyrhizobium sp. 200, the sequence GAGCATTCCGTCCTGGCTTGAAGAAGGACGGGAACAAGACGGCGGGGACACGCCGCAAAGTACTGACCCACAGTCAGGGAAGATCAAATAAACTAAAGCTCTAAAAGCGCGGAACCTTCGCGGCCCACAGAGCTCCCGCCATATGCACGATAATCAACAAAGCGATAACGAAGCGCTCGCCAATTGCTCTTGGGTGTTGCCATTTTGGCACGAGGCTTTCGCCTAAAGCACGTAGGATTCAGTTGCAAGTTGGAATCAATGCAACGCCTGCAACACCGCCGGTGGGGACAATTTAAGCCGACGGGAATGGAGAGGAAAAAAATGAAGAGTTTTCTGCTGGCTACCGTTGGTCTAGTAGCATTGGTCGGCATCGCCGCCCCCGCATCCGCCGCGGATATGGCCGTCAAGGCCCGGCCACCTGCGCCGGTCATCGCTCCGATCTACGACTGGACCGGCTTCTACATCGGCGCCAATGGCGGCTGGGGCCAGAGCCGCAATTGCTGGGATTTCGTTGACCCGTTTGGCGTAGCCTTCGCTGAGGGCTGCAACTCGCGGTCCGGCGGCGTCGTCGGCGGCCAGATCGGTTATCGCTGGCAAGCCAGTCAGTGGGTGTTTGGCTTGGAAGCCCAAGGCGATTGGGCGGATCTCAGCCACACGCGCGTCAGCCTGTTCGATCCTACGCTCTCCATTCGCACCAAAACCGATGGCATCGGCCTCTTTACCGGCCAGATCGGCTATGCCTGGAATCAAGCGCTGCTCTATGTAAAGGGCGGCGCGGCGGTGACAAGCAACCGCTTTAGCATCCTCGATAACCTTAACTTCGGCGCTGAACTGGCCTCGGCAAGCTCGACCCGTTGGGGCGGCGTCGTGGGTGTTGGATTCGAGTATGGCTTCGCACCGAACTGGTCGGTCGGTCTTGAATACGACCACCTGTTCATGGGCGATGCCAATAATTCGTTCACGTCTCCCGTGTTTGTTGCCGGTGTGCTCAACAACCGGGTCAGTCAGGACGTGGATATGGTTACCTTGCGCATCAACTACCGCTTCGGCGGTTACGGGGCGCCGATCGCGGCCCGCTACTGATCAACGGCTTATCTCCAGCAAGCAAAGCCTTAGCCCCGGCACAGTGCCGGGGCTATTTTCGTTAAGTGCGAATGTCGGCGCTGCCGCTGCTTGGCAAGAAACATAAAGCAGTCAGCGGCGCTCACGACGAGCAAGACTGCCGATACCCATCACCAGATGGTGTTGCCAAACCAGCCAAACTGCGGCTGCCGCCAGACGAGGACCGAACGCGGCGGCACATGCCGCTTCACGATCTTGCGTGGCCGTTGCTGCTTCAGTTCTCGCCTCCCCGGCTCGGATGACTGCAACCGCTTTGCATCGGATGGCTGCATCAAGGCAAATGCTTCGCGTTCCCTCTCAATACGGACGTCGCCGACCGTCACAGGACTGGCGAGGCGGTCTTCGATCGCGGTCTGCGCCGGAACGATCCTCGGAAGGGCGGTATCGAAAACGATGCGCTCGGGCCATTTCCGATCGGAATGGATGCGGATCATGGGCGAATTGACCTGCGATCTCTCCATGACCGGCAGTTTGATCAGGCATGCGTCCAGGATGAACACCAGAGTGAGCAATACTCCGCCGACATAAAGGAAATATCGCGCCAGGGGCATACGTTACTCCGCCGTGGCGCCGCACCCGCTTCGAAGTCGAACCCGGGTACGGTCGTGTCTTCACCTCGACGTCGCGCAATCCGCGACATCACGAGGTGCTCCAGACGATCCTGGAACGCACGGCAACTTCGATGTAGCCCTTTCCAGGTCAATCCAGAGCGCCACTGCAAGGCTGACCGCCGCTCCTTCTGCCGGCTTGATACAGATCAAGGGTGCGGGTGGCGTGCGTAGAGGCTACTTGGACCTCTACTTGGACCATGCCCGCTTCCCCTGAGTTCCCTCTTCGCCGCTCGCGAGTAACGTCATGCGCAATATTTCAAAGATCACCGCCGTCGACCAGCCGAACAACAGGACGCCGTTCATGGCGGTCATCGGCCCAACCAGAGACCAACGCCTGACCGGCGTCACGTCGCCGTAGCCGAGTGTCGTGTAGTTTACAAAGGCGAAGTACAGGAGATCTGCGCCCTCCGGCGCGACGCCGATTGCGGCATACGTCAATGACCAGACCAGTATCTCGGCGAGGTGTGCGATCATCAGGACCGTCACGGTCGCGATCATCACCGCGATCAATCGAAACGTCTGATAGGCCGTTGCCAGTTCATCCACGCGGCGCGCCACCCTTATGACGGCCACCATCACCAGAGCATGGATCGCAATGTTGCAACCGCTTGCGGCCGCGCCAACGAGAAACTGACGCAACATCGACATGCCTCCGGAGATAGACCGCCCCGCCGGGACCGGCAATCGCGACGCCGGGAAATGATCGCGCAATACTCTGCATTTCAATCGATGATGTGATATCCGCCGTCGATATACATGACGCCGCCCGTGATCAGCTTGGCGCCGTCGAGCGCCAGGAATGCCGTCGCCGCGCCGACGTCGTCGATGCTCACGAGACTCCGTGTGGGCGCGGTGGTTTTCGCCTTGTCCATCAACTCGTCGAATTCGGGAATTCCCGAAGCTGCACGCGTCGCCAGCGGTCCCGGTGAAATCGCGTGCACCCGAATTCCCCTGGGACCAAGTTCTGCTGCGATATAGCGGACAGCGGCTTCGAGGCCCGCCTTCGCAACCCCCATGACGTTGTAGTTTTTGACGACCATCTGGCTGCCGTAATAAGTCATCGTGAAAAGCGTGCCGCCGTTCTTCATCAGCGGCTCCGCCAGATGCGCCATCCGCATGAACGACCAGCAGGAGACGTCCATCGTCTTGAGGAAGCCGTCGCGATCGACATCGACGACGCGCCCATGCAGCGCTTCCTTGGGAGAAAAGGCGATCGAGTGCAGCAGGAAATCGAGCTGTCCCCATTCCTTTCCGATCCGTTCGAACACCTGCTCGGTCTGTCCTTCGGTATTCACATCGAGCGGCATGAAGATCGAAGCCTCGAGCGCCTTCGCCAGCGGCTCGACGTGCTTCCTGGCCCGCTCGTTCAGGTAGGTTACCGCCAGCTCCGCGCCCAGGGCCCGAAACGCCTTGGCGCATCCCCATGCGATCGACTGATCGTTGGCGATACCGACGATCAGCCCCTTCCGTCCCTTCAGCGCAATCCTGGTTTCTGGAAATACCGGAATGGTCATGACGCTCTCTCGCGTTTCAGGCTGGAGGATGAGTGCCGATTCCACAGCAGCGACAATGTGTGCTGTGCAATCATGAGTTCTTCATCGGTCGGCACCACATAGACCGGAATTTGGCTGTCCCCGCGCGATATCCGAAGGCTGTGGCGAGCGTTCTCGACCGGGTCGAGAGACACCCCGAGCCATTCGAGCCGCTCCACGATCCGCGCCCGAATGCCGACGGAGTTTTCACCGATCCCTGCGGTGAAGACGAAACCATCGAGACCTTGCAGCGCCGCAGCCAGCATTCCGGCCTGCAGTGCAACCCTGTGGACGAAATAGTCGACGGCAAACGCCGCGTGGGGATCGCTGCTGTTCTGGAGCTCCCGCATATCGTTGCTGACGCCGGAAAGCCCCTTGAGCCCGCAATCACGGTAGAGAAAGTCCTGCACCGCGGCCGCTGACATGCCCTTTGCCGTCATCAGGTACAGGATGACACCGGGATCGATCTGGCCGGTGCGCGTTCCCATCGGAAGCCCGTCGAGCGCGGTGAACCCCATCGTGCTCTCCACGCTACGTCCGCCATGTATCGCACACATCGAGGCACCGCTGCCGAGATGCGCGACGATGATTCGCGCCCGAGCAATTTCGGGCGCAACGTCCGGCAGCGTCTTTGCGATGTACTCATAGGAAAGACCATGAAATCCGTAGCGGCGGACTCCCTCCTCGTGCAGCCGGCGGGGTATGGCGTAGTGGTCGGCGACCTCATCGTGGTCGCGGTGAAAAGCCGTGTCGAAGCAGGCGACCTGAGGCAGCGCGGGAAACTTGGCAAGCAGGATTCGGATCGGCGCCAGATTGTGGGGCTGATGCAACGGCGCAAGTGCCGTCAACCGTTCAAGGCGCGCGATTACCCCATGGTCGATCAGCACCGGGCGATCGTAGTCGGGACCGCCATGGACGACCCGATGGCCGACGGCGAGCGGGCGCAATTGGTGTTCGTCCCGTAGCCAGGCGCTGGCGAGCATCAAGGCGGCCGGAACGTCCGGGACATCCTCAATCGGATAGGCTCGGTCGGCCAATGCTTCGCCTGCCACGCCGGTGGCGCGCAGCCGTGGACGGCTCCCGATCCCGTCCATCTGCCCCTTGATCTGCCGGCGCAGCCTGCCGTTGCTATCCACGGCGAACACCTGGAACTTGACGCTTGAGGAACCGCCATTGACGACAAGGATGGTATCCATGATCGTCACGCTGCGGCCGGCTGGGTGCGGCGACGCCGTCCGTCGGCATAGAGCGTCGCAACGGCGCAGGATGCCATTCGGGACCTCGCGGAATCGGCCCGCGACGTCAACACGACAGGAACACGGGCGCCGAGCACGATGCCGGCGCCGTCCGCCTTGGCGAAGTACGCTAGGTTCTTGGCCAGCATGTTGCCGGATTCGAGATCAGGCACCACAAGGATCTGGGCCCGTCCCGCGACTTCCGACTTGACGCCCTTGATCCGTGCCGCTTCGCGGTCGATCGCATTGTCGAAGGCCAGCGGCCCATCGAGCAGCCCGCCCGTGATCTGTCCGCGGTCCGCCATCTTGCAAAGGGCCGCAGCCTCGATGGTGGACGGAATCTTGGATGTGACGGTTTCGACCGCCGAGAGGATGGCGACCCGGGGCAATGTACCAAAGCCTGCCTGCGTGTAGAGATCGATCGCATTCTGAATGATATCGCGCTTGCCATCGAGGTCCGGAAAGATGTTGATCGCGGCATCCGTGACGAAGATGGTTTCGCTGTAGGCCGGAACATCCATCACGAAGACGTGGCTGATCCGCCGCTCCGTACGCAGTCCGCCGGTCTTTGCGGTCACGCTTCGCATGAGTTCGTCGGTGTGCAGGCTGCCTTTCATCAGCATCTCGCCCTTGGCCGCGTGAATGAGTTCAACCGCCTTTGCCGCGGCAGCCTCGCTGTGAGGGGCATCGACCAGCTCAAATGCGCCGATCTCGATACCGTGCTTGAACGCAACCGCCCTGATTTTTCCCGATGGTCCGACAAGTACAGGCTTTATGATGCCCGCCTCCGCTGCATCGGCTACGCCGCGCAGCGAGCCTTCATCGCATGGATGCACGACAATGGTCGTCGCCGCCGGGATCGCTTTGGCTGCTGCGATGAGGCGATCGTATTTCGCGCCGGGTCTGGCTTCGCCCGCTTCGATGGATGCAATGCCCATATCCAACTCTCCGATCAACCGGACAAAGGCCTAAGACGCCTTAGCCCGCGATTTTCCGGCAAGACCGAACAATTCGCTCACGCGATCGAACCGCTTGGCTGTTTCGCCGGATATTTCCGCACTCGCGGACAGCACGCCGCGGATGGCCTCCAGCCCGGCGCGCCGCTCGCCTTCGTCAGGCGGAAGCAATCTGGGGATGGCGGCGAGGCTCGCCTCCGGCTCAAGCAGCAGCATAAAGAATTGCTCGCGCACGATCTGCTTGAACTGTGCAAGCGTCAGCCGCGAGCCTGCGTCGTTCGCGCGAGCCCGCCGCAATGCCTCGAGGCTCCGCTCGTCCACCATTCCGCGCGAACTTCCGACATAGACCAGGCCGCGAATGACGCACTCCCTGAGACCGCCGCTGCCGACCTGCGATTTGAGCTCGGCGATGCGCGCCTCCAGGCGCTTGCGGTGTTCCGGCGACATCTGCGGCTTTGGCGAGACTTCGGCATCCGGCGTGACGCCGACGGCGGCCTGCACGGCAGGAGATCCGTAGATGCCGAGAAAGAGAGCTTCACTAAATGCTTCCTGAGTGTCGCGCCATTTATCGAGGACATCGACGATGTTCTTCGAGACGGTCTCCTGGAGCTTGACGAACGGATTGTCCTTTGCTGCCGGCTTGCGCTGCTCGCGAATCTTGTCGGCAGCTCTCGTGACGCCCTTCATGGCGACGGTATCGCCTCCAAAGGCCTCGTAGGAAACGCGCAAGGGATGCCATTGGCGCATCCACTCGGCCATTCGGGGCGTAACCGCCGCGCGGACCCACGGCTGCACGAACTTCCGGTAATTCCTCAGATTGATTTCGGAAACGCGTGCGGCCGTCGCAAACCGCCGTTCATCTTCGGCCGTATTGCCGCCCATGGCCCTGATATCGTCCAGCGTGCGCCGTTCGCACCGCATGATCCACTTTCCACCGGCAAGATCGGCATTAGCCGTGTCGGCGGATTTGGCTTCGAACGTTGCCTCGTACAGTCCGGGCGGCAACACGTCGATCAGGTCGATGTTGCTTGAGAACTCACTGTGTTCCTTCTTGGCGACGCCTCCGGAGACGAAGATTCCGAGATGGCCGACGGTCTCGTGAACGGTATAGACGATGGTTTGCCCGTACGCCCGGATCTCGTCGACATCGCTGTAGAGATCGAGAATCCAGCCGAGCGCCTGCTGCGGCGGCGTGATGTTGTCACCCTTTGAACAAAACACCACGATCGGCGAACTGATGTTCCGAAGGTCGACGACCCGGCCGTCCGAGGTCTTGATGCGTCCGGCGGCGAGGTTGTTGCCGACGAACAGCTCGTCGACAATGAACTGGATTTCCTCGGCGTTCAAATTGACATGGCCGCCCCACCAGCGCTCGAATTCGAGATAGCGATCCGCTTCGCTGTCGACTTTCGAATAGACGTTGTACTGCTTGGTCCAGAGCGTGTTCGAGGGGTTCATGTTCTCGAAGTTCTGGACAAGCCACGCCCCGTCGAACTTGCCGCCGCCGAGGTCGCTGGTCAGCGCGGTCAGCCAGCTTCCGCCGAGCAGGCCGCCCGAATAGCGCATCGGATTCTTGCCGCGGACGCCAGCCCAGTAGGACAACGGCGCGCCGGCGATGATCAGCGGGCCGAACAGTTCCGGCCGCAGCGAGGCAAGGATCATGACCGCCCAGCCGGCCTGGCAGTTGCCGATCACGCACGGCTTGCCGTCCGCTTCCGGATGCAGGGCGATGACCTTCTCGATAAAGACGGCCTCGGCTCTCGCGATGTCCTCGATGGTCTGACCGGGCATCGGCTCGGGCAGGAAGCCGATAAAGTAGCATGGATGGCCGGCTTTCATTGCCACGCCAATCTCGCTGTCGGCCTTGAAGCCGCCGATTCCCGGCCCGTGACCCGCACGAGGATCGATCACCACGAACGGACGGCGCTTGTTATCGATCGCCACGCCGCTTGGCGGAGCAACGCTTACCAGCGCGTAGTTGACCGGCCGCGGAAGAGTTCTGCCGTCGGCGATCAATTCGACTTCATAGTTGAGGACATGAGGCGCCGTTTCGGCGATATGTTCGCGGTATTGCAGTCCGCGCTGGCGCATGACATCGAGGAACAGCACACTGCGCTGCCCGGTATCGACCAGATATTCGAGGCCGGATGCAAAGAGCCCCGGAAGCGCCTCGCCAGAGATGGCCGGCTTGTCGGTAGGCATGCTCAAATCTCTCACTGGTTGCAGCCCTGCATCAGGATCGCGCCCGGGCGGTTCGGGACCATTGACATAGGTCAAGGGAGAACTCTCGTTTGACGCGCAGATGCGTCCAAACGTTAGGCATCCGCGACGACTTTTTCCGTTCTGGGCTCGGCGCCAGTAGCGGCAGCATCGATCCGCTCTTCGCGGATCCAGGCCATCGTCAATTCCCAGGTCACCGCCAGGATGATGGGGCCGACGAACAGCCCGAGGATGCCATGCGCCAGCATCCCGCCCAGGACACCGATAAAGATGACAAGCATCGGCGTATTCAGCCCGCGTCCCATCAGTATCGGTTTGAGGACATTGTCGGCCAACCCCACGACCAGGAGATAGACCGTCAACGGAAGAGCCAGGGCAAAGTCCTTGGTCGCCCAGATCCATATGATGACGGGAATAAGGATGATTGCCGACCCGATCTGCAGGATTGCGAGAATCAGCACGAGGAAAGCCAGCACGCCCGCATGAGGCACGCCTGCAAGCTTCAATCCGATGCCGGTCAGCAGCGATTGAAGGATGGCTACGCCGATGACGCCCTGCGCTATCGTGCGTATCGTCAACCCGGCGAGCGCGACAAAATCCTGGCTGCGCTGGGTAACCAGACGCGCCTGAATACTCTTTATTGCCGCCACGAGGCCCGGACCATAATGGAACAGGAAGCCCGATAGCACCACCGCCCCGACGAACTTGAGCGTTCCCAACCCGGCGCTGCCGGCAAAGGCAAGCACTGGCCCAGCCAATGGCTTGAGGTGCGGAGCGACTTCCTTGAGCGCGTGCCTCAGGTTCGTCGAAGCATGATGCCAGAGTTCGTGAATCTGGGTGCCGACGACCGGCCACTCCTTGACGCCCTCAGGAGGTGACGGAATGATCACGGTGCCGCCGCCGAGCTGGCGAGCAAAGTCTTGCAAGCCATCGACCACCCCGTATCCAAGCCATGTCACCGGTCCAATGACGATCGCAAGATTGATGATCGTGATGATCGCGGCCGCGAGCTTCGGCTGATCGCCAAGACGAACCGATAGCCAGTTGTACGGCGGGTACAGGGCCACAGTCAGAACCATGCTCCAGACGAGTATGGGGATGAAGGGACGAACAAGAACGAACGACCAGTAAACGAGGAAGGCCAGCAGACCCAGGCGGATCGCTAGCTGGATGATTTCTCCTCCGGACATCGTCAGTCGAACCACCCTTTGGGCCATCGTTTCGACCTCGTTGATGCGCGCAGCGACCCCGCCACGGACCGAATGCATCCCGATAGAACTTCGCCTGAAGGCAGGAGCCTATCGGCGATCGCCGAAGCTTGCGCTTGATCCAGATCAAACGACGGCACGCAAAGCTCGTTCTGACTGGTCAAGTGCACTGCCGGAGCCGGGGAGCTTCTGTCATGCCTGACGCCGCCGAATATTCGGTCCGCGAGCATCTTCGCGACGATCGTCCAATCACGATCCGCGCGCTTCGTCCGGGTGACCGGGATGAGATGCTCGTGGCAATCGGACGGACCAGCACGCAATCGCTGCAACGGCGTTTCTTCGCACCAAAGAAGGGCTTTTCCGAGCGGGAAATGGCCTTCTTCCTCGATATCGACTTCGAATCCCACGTCGCCATCGTCGCGGAAACCGCCGAGGATGGACGCTCGGTCATCGCCGGGGGCGGACGCTATATCGTTATCCAGCCGGGCAAGGCGGAGATCGCTTTCGTCGTGGTCGACGCCTATCAGGGCCAGGGTATCGGGACGATCCTGATGCGGCATCTCGCTATCCTGGCGCGCGACGCAGGCCTCAAGGAACTGGTCGCGGAAGTGCTGCCCGGGAACACCGCCATGCTGAAACTGTTCAAGAAGTTCGGCTTCCGGTCCGGCTCGAAAGGATCGCCTCAGGTGATCCACCTGACGCTGCAACTGCCTTGAGCGCGAAGGATCCAGGTGGAGTTGGCGTTACCGCAACCCGAGCAGCGAGCGGCGATAGCCGTTAGCGCGTGCTTCCTCCCGGCACACAAAACTTCCGGTAGGGCCGCGTCTATACCGTCGTTGCCGCTTCGAGTAATAGATTCCCTTGCCGAGATCGAGCCAGACGACCACGTCTGCGCGGCAATGTCGCTGCGCCTGCGCTTCATAACGGAACGGGGTGAGCGGATTCGCAAAGGCGCCGGTGGCACCACCGGCAATGATCGAAACTGCTATCGCGCCCGCAGGCCACACCCGGAAACTTCGCATCGAAAAACTGTCTGCCTTTGACCGACGAAATGATCGCACCAGTTCGATCGAAAAACAACCGCCTCTGTCCGCTATACAATTCAGCGGCGCGGAAGAGCGTCAGAAGACGTCCCGCGCCGCCTGAATATCGCGACAAACGACTGCTTGGCGACCACGCTACCGAAGGATGAAGAATATCGACCTCAATGATCACGCATTTGTACTGGGGTACAGTACCCG encodes:
- a CDS encoding DUF3141 domain-containing protein, producing the protein MPTDKPAISGEALPGLFASGLEYLVDTGQRSVLFLDVMRQRGLQYREHIAETAPHVLNYEVELIADGRTLPRPVNYALVSVAPPSGVAIDNKRRPFVVIDPRAGHGPGIGGFKADSEIGVAMKAGHPCYFIGFLPEPMPGQTIEDIARAEAVFIEKVIALHPEADGKPCVIGNCQAGWAVMILASLRPELFGPLIIAGAPLSYWAGVRGKNPMRYSGGLLGGSWLTALTSDLGGGKFDGAWLVQNFENMNPSNTLWTKQYNVYSKVDSEADRYLEFERWWGGHVNLNAEEIQFIVDELFVGNNLAAGRIKTSDGRVVDLRNISSPIVVFCSKGDNITPPQQALGWILDLYSDVDEIRAYGQTIVYTVHETVGHLGIFVSGGVAKKEHSEFSSNIDLIDVLPPGLYEATFEAKSADTANADLAGGKWIMRCERRTLDDIRAMGGNTAEDERRFATAARVSEINLRNYRKFVQPWVRAAVTPRMAEWMRQWHPLRVSYEAFGGDTVAMKGVTRAADKIREQRKPAAKDNPFVKLQETVSKNIVDVLDKWRDTQEAFSEALFLGIYGSPAVQAAVGVTPDAEVSPKPQMSPEHRKRLEARIAELKSQVGSGGLRECVIRGLVYVGSSRGMVDERSLEALRRARANDAGSRLTLAQFKQIVREQFFMLLLEPEASLAAIPRLLPPDEGERRAGLEAIRGVLSASAEISGETAKRFDRVSELFGLAGKSRAKAS
- the fabI gene encoding enoyl-ACP reductase FabI codes for the protein MTIPVFPETRIALKGRKGLIVGIANDQSIAWGCAKAFRALGAELAVTYLNERARKHVEPLAKALEASIFMPLDVNTEGQTEQVFERIGKEWGQLDFLLHSIAFSPKEALHGRVVDVDRDGFLKTMDVSCWSFMRMAHLAEPLMKNGGTLFTMTYYGSQMVVKNYNVMGVAKAGLEAAVRYIAAELGPRGIRVHAISPGPLATRAASGIPEFDELMDKAKTTAPTRSLVSIDDVGAATAFLALDGAKLITGGVMYIDGGYHIID
- a CDS encoding outer membrane beta-barrel protein; the protein is MKSFLLATVGLVALVGIAAPASAADMAVKARPPAPVIAPIYDWTGFYIGANGGWGQSRNCWDFVDPFGVAFAEGCNSRSGGVVGGQIGYRWQASQWVFGLEAQGDWADLSHTRVSLFDPTLSIRTKTDGIGLFTGQIGYAWNQALLYVKGGAAVTSNRFSILDNLNFGAELASASSTRWGGVVGVGFEYGFAPNWSVGLEYDHLFMGDANNSFTSPVFVAGVLNNRVSQDVDMVTLRINYRFGGYGAPIAARY
- a CDS encoding phosphate acetyltransferase; the encoded protein is MGIASIEAGEARPGAKYDRLIAAAKAIPAATTIVVHPCDEGSLRGVADAAEAGIIKPVLVGPSGKIRAVAFKHGIEIGAFELVDAPHSEAAAAKAVELIHAAKGEMLMKGSLHTDELMRSVTAKTGGLRTERRISHVFVMDVPAYSETIFVTDAAINIFPDLDGKRDIIQNAIDLYTQAGFGTLPRVAILSAVETVTSKIPSTIEAAALCKMADRGQITGGLLDGPLAFDNAIDREAARIKGVKSEVAGRAQILVVPDLESGNMLAKNLAYFAKADGAGIVLGARVPVVLTSRADSARSRMASCAVATLYADGRRRRTQPAAA
- a CDS encoding acetate/propionate family kinase — translated: MDTILVVNGGSSSVKFQVFAVDSNGRLRRQIKGQMDGIGSRPRLRATGVAGEALADRAYPIEDVPDVPAALMLASAWLRDEHQLRPLAVGHRVVHGGPDYDRPVLIDHGVIARLERLTALAPLHQPHNLAPIRILLAKFPALPQVACFDTAFHRDHDEVADHYAIPRRLHEEGVRRYGFHGLSYEYIAKTLPDVAPEIARARIIVAHLGSGASMCAIHGGRSVESTMGFTALDGLPMGTRTGQIDPGVILYLMTAKGMSAAAVQDFLYRDCGLKGLSGVSNDMRELQNSSDPHAAFAVDYFVHRVALQAGMLAAALQGLDGFVFTAGIGENSVGIRARIVERLEWLGVSLDPVENARHSLRISRGDSQIPVYVVPTDEELMIAQHTLSLLWNRHSSSSLKRERAS
- a CDS encoding AI-2E family transporter translates to MHSVRGGVAARINEVETMAQRVVRLTMSGGEIIQLAIRLGLLAFLVYWSFVLVRPFIPILVWSMVLTVALYPPYNWLSVRLGDQPKLAAAIITIINLAIVIGPVTWLGYGVVDGLQDFARQLGGGTVIIPSPPEGVKEWPVVGTQIHELWHHASTNLRHALKEVAPHLKPLAGPVLAFAGSAGLGTLKFVGAVVLSGFLFHYGPGLVAAIKSIQARLVTQRSQDFVALAGLTIRTIAQGVIGVAILQSLLTGIGLKLAGVPHAGVLAFLVLILAILQIGSAIILIPVIIWIWATKDFALALPLTVYLLVVGLADNVLKPILMGRGLNTPMLVIFIGVLGGMLAHGILGLFVGPIILAVTWELTMAWIREERIDAAATGAEPRTEKVVADA
- a CDS encoding potassium channel family protein — encoded protein: MLRQFLVGAAASGCNIAIHALVMVAVIRVARRVDELATAYQTFRLIAVMIATVTVLMIAHLAEILVWSLTYAAIGVAPEGADLLYFAFVNYTTLGYGDVTPVRRWSLVGPMTAMNGVLLFGWSTAVIFEILRMTLLASGEEGTQGKRAWSK
- a CDS encoding GNAT family N-acetyltransferase, whose amino-acid sequence is MPDAAEYSVREHLRDDRPITIRALRPGDRDEMLVAIGRTSTQSLQRRFFAPKKGFSEREMAFFLDIDFESHVAIVAETAEDGRSVIAGGGRYIVIQPGKAEIAFVVVDAYQGQGIGTILMRHLAILARDAGLKELVAEVLPGNTAMLKLFKKFGFRSGSKGSPQVIHLTLQLP